The following proteins are encoded in a genomic region of Phalacrocorax carbo chromosome 2, bPhaCar2.1, whole genome shotgun sequence:
- the OTULINL gene encoding inactive ubiquitin thioesterase OTULINL isoform X2 has product MWQKVKVHLMLSMTFLVAVFWYCRRLYSFLAQLLKRWSNYLQRKLIRNLSVRTEVDLLGYSAREWKGETKQAKHMREAYEELFWSYHIKYLRQVRRDNYCVLRAVLFQIFSQGIPFPSWMKERDILKLPEKLLYSQGCNWIQQYSFGPERYMGPNAFGKLRKCMETLKTNWTEISATKDHEERGNMCNTLFSDESKEHKLYEAIKFIMLYEVVEAYEQMKNREEPIHNLFSLLLARDSSSDPLSFMMNHLNSIGDSICLDQVELSLLGYLLEVKIRVYRLQRFNTEDFQVNYPDEYRREWNEISLLTEDDRYYQIPLFRT; this is encoded by the exons ATGTGGCAAAAAGTGAAAGTGCACCTAATGCTAAGCATGACTTTCCTTGTTGCTGTTTTTTGGTATTGCAGAAGGCTATACAGCTTTTTAGCACAGCTACTGAAACG GTGGAGCAACTACCTTCAGAGAAAACTCATAA GGAATCTCAGTGTGCGGACAGAAGTTGATCTACTTGGTTACAGTGCGAGAGAATGGAAAGGAGAAACAAAGCAAGCCAAACACATGAGGGAG gCATATGAAGAACTGTTTTGGAGCTATCATATCAAATATCTGCGGCAAGTCAGGAGGGACAACTATTGTGTACTAAGAGCAGTGCTTTTTCAGATATTCAGCCAAGGCATTCCTTTTCCATCATGGATGAAGGAGAGAGATATATTAAAG cTCCCTGAAAAGCTTTTATATTCTCAGGGTTGCAACTGGATTCAGCAATACAGTTTTGGGCCAGAACGATACATGGGGCCCAATGCCTTCGGTAAATTGCGCAAATGTATGGAGACATTAAAGACAAAT TGGACTGAAATAAGTGCTACTAAAGATCatgaagaaagaggaaacatGTGTAATACACTCTTTTCTGATGAGAGCAAGGAGCACAAACTATACGAGGCCATAAAATTCATCATGCTCTACGAAGTTGTTGAAGCCTATGAGCAGATGAAGAACAGAGAAGAACCCATACACAACCTTTTTAGCCTTCTCCTTGCTCGTGATTCTTCATCTGACCCTTTGAGTTTCATGATGAATCATCTGAACTCCATCGGTGACTCTATTTGCCTAGACCAG GTTGAACTGTCTCTTCTTGGATACTTACTTGAAGTAAAGATAAGAGTTTACAGACTGCAGAGGTTTAATACTGAGGATTTTCAAGTAAACTATCCAGATGAATACCGAAGGGAATGGAATGAGATTTCTCTGCTGACCGAGGACGACCGCTACTATCAAATCCCCCTTTTCAGAACGTGA
- the OTULINL gene encoding inactive ubiquitin thioesterase OTULINL isoform X1 translates to MQRRHDRKASKNRDQFTGKEKQSRINHSKRSVGRHDVQSWTTATKQSLCLMWQKVKVHLMLSMTFLVAVFWYCRRLYSFLAQLLKRWSNYLQRKLIRNLSVRTEVDLLGYSAREWKGETKQAKHMREAYEELFWSYHIKYLRQVRRDNYCVLRAVLFQIFSQGIPFPSWMKERDILKLPEKLLYSQGCNWIQQYSFGPERYMGPNAFGKLRKCMETLKTNWTEISATKDHEERGNMCNTLFSDESKEHKLYEAIKFIMLYEVVEAYEQMKNREEPIHNLFSLLLARDSSSDPLSFMMNHLNSIGDSICLDQVELSLLGYLLEVKIRVYRLQRFNTEDFQVNYPDEYRREWNEISLLTEDDRYYQIPLFRT, encoded by the exons ATGCAAAGGCGGCATGACAGAAAGGCAAGTAAGAACAGAGACCAGttcactgggaaagaaaaacagagcagaattAACCACTCAAAGAGAAGTGTTG GAAGGCATGACGTGCAGTCCTGGACAACAGCCACCAAGCAATCCTTGTGTCTCATGTGGCAAAAAGTGAAAGTGCACCTAATGCTAAGCATGACTTTCCTTGTTGCTGTTTTTTGGTATTGCAGAAGGCTATACAGCTTTTTAGCACAGCTACTGAAACG GTGGAGCAACTACCTTCAGAGAAAACTCATAA GGAATCTCAGTGTGCGGACAGAAGTTGATCTACTTGGTTACAGTGCGAGAGAATGGAAAGGAGAAACAAAGCAAGCCAAACACATGAGGGAG gCATATGAAGAACTGTTTTGGAGCTATCATATCAAATATCTGCGGCAAGTCAGGAGGGACAACTATTGTGTACTAAGAGCAGTGCTTTTTCAGATATTCAGCCAAGGCATTCCTTTTCCATCATGGATGAAGGAGAGAGATATATTAAAG cTCCCTGAAAAGCTTTTATATTCTCAGGGTTGCAACTGGATTCAGCAATACAGTTTTGGGCCAGAACGATACATGGGGCCCAATGCCTTCGGTAAATTGCGCAAATGTATGGAGACATTAAAGACAAAT TGGACTGAAATAAGTGCTACTAAAGATCatgaagaaagaggaaacatGTGTAATACACTCTTTTCTGATGAGAGCAAGGAGCACAAACTATACGAGGCCATAAAATTCATCATGCTCTACGAAGTTGTTGAAGCCTATGAGCAGATGAAGAACAGAGAAGAACCCATACACAACCTTTTTAGCCTTCTCCTTGCTCGTGATTCTTCATCTGACCCTTTGAGTTTCATGATGAATCATCTGAACTCCATCGGTGACTCTATTTGCCTAGACCAG GTTGAACTGTCTCTTCTTGGATACTTACTTGAAGTAAAGATAAGAGTTTACAGACTGCAGAGGTTTAATACTGAGGATTTTCAAGTAAACTATCCAGATGAATACCGAAGGGAATGGAATGAGATTTCTCTGCTGACCGAGGACGACCGCTACTATCAAATCCCCCTTTTCAGAACGTGA